The following coding sequences lie in one Caloenas nicobarica isolate bCalNic1 chromosome 17, bCalNic1.hap1, whole genome shotgun sequence genomic window:
- the TLCD2 gene encoding TLC domain-containing protein 2 isoform X1 produces the protein MAFSPGLLVVAGSFAAFRLLNRELERLVPPPPSARRNRWKWRNIWTSLAHSVLSGGGALAGFCLHPGLSEDLVGTHPPGAHSLVAVSVGYFLEDFVDMLCNQKLHQSWELLFHHSVVIICFGIAVLLHQYVGFALVALLVEINSIFLHLRQILLMANLVHTTCYRLNSIVNLGTYVVFRIATLAWMAHWLFLNRGNVPPATYAVGTVGMAIMTPMNIILLYRLLRSDFFKSSRDVQQKKEQ, from the exons ATGGCTTTCAGTCcggggctgctggtggtggccGGTTCCTTCGCTGCCTTCCGCCTGCTGAACCGGGAGCTGGAACGGCtggtgccgccgccgccctcaGCCCGGCGCAACCGCTGGAAGTGGCGCAACATCTGGACATCGCTGGCGCACAGCGTGCtcagcggcggcggggcgctgGCCGG gttctGCCTCCACCCCGGGCTGTCCGAGGACCTGGTGGGCACACACCCACCCGGAGCACACAGCCTGGTCGCCGTGTCTGTAG GTTATTTCCTTGAAGACTTTGTGGATATGTTGTGCAATCAGAAACTTCACCAGTCCTGGGAGCTGCTCTTCCATCACTCTGTG gTGATTATCTGCTTTGGCATCGCAGTGCTGCTCCACCAGTACGTTGGGTTTGCCCTCGTGGCTTTACTGGTGGAGATTAACTCCATCTTCCTCCACCTGCGGCAGATCCTTCTCATGGCCAACTTGGTGCACACTACCTGCTACCGCCTCAACAGTATCGTTAACCTGGGCACCTACGTGGTGTTTCGCATCGCCACGCTGGCCTGGATGGCTCACTGGCTCTTCCTCAATCGGGGGAACGTGCCCCCAGCAACATATGCTGTGGGCACGGTGGGCATGGCAATCATGACACCCATGAACATCATCCTCTTGTACCGCTTGCTGCGGAGTGACTTCTTCAAGTCCAGCCGGGATgtgcagcagaagaaagagcaaTAA
- the TLCD2 gene encoding TLC domain-containing protein 2 isoform X2, with amino-acid sequence MAFSPGLLVVAGSFAAFRLLNRELERLVPPPPSARRNRWKWRNIWTSLAHSVLSGGGALAGFCLHPGLSEDLVGTHPPGAHSLVAVSVGYFLEDFVDMLCNQKLHQSWELLFHHSVVIICFGIAVLLHQYVGFALVALLVEINSIFLHLRQILLMANLVHTTCYRLNSIVNLGTYVVFRIATLAWMAHWLFLNRGNVPPATYAVGTGPGDEQSQACR; translated from the exons ATGGCTTTCAGTCcggggctgctggtggtggccGGTTCCTTCGCTGCCTTCCGCCTGCTGAACCGGGAGCTGGAACGGCtggtgccgccgccgccctcaGCCCGGCGCAACCGCTGGAAGTGGCGCAACATCTGGACATCGCTGGCGCACAGCGTGCtcagcggcggcggggcgctgGCCGG gttctGCCTCCACCCCGGGCTGTCCGAGGACCTGGTGGGCACACACCCACCCGGAGCACACAGCCTGGTCGCCGTGTCTGTAG GTTATTTCCTTGAAGACTTTGTGGATATGTTGTGCAATCAGAAACTTCACCAGTCCTGGGAGCTGCTCTTCCATCACTCTGTG gTGATTATCTGCTTTGGCATCGCAGTGCTGCTCCACCAGTACGTTGGGTTTGCCCTCGTGGCTTTACTGGTGGAGATTAACTCCATCTTCCTCCACCTGCGGCAGATCCTTCTCATGGCCAACTTGGTGCACACTACCTGCTACCGCCTCAACAGTATCGTTAACCTGGGCACCTACGTGGTGTTTCGCATCGCCACGCTGGCCTGGATGGCTCACTGGCTCTTCCTCAATCGGGGGAACGTGCCCCCAGCAACATATGCTGTGGGCACG GGTCCAGGGGATGAGCAGTCCCAAGCCTGCAGATGA